The Anaerobacillus sp. CMMVII region AAAGCATCTAAGCATGAAGCCCCCCTCGAGATGAGATTTCCCTTGGAGTTAATCCAGTAAGACCCCTTAAAGATGATGAGGTTGATAGGTCTCGGGTGGAAGCACGGTGACGTGTGGAGCTGAGAGATACTAATCGGTCGAGGACTTATCCTATAAATAAGTTTAGAGTGATGAGTGTAGAGTTTTGAGTTGCGTGAGTAGCTCGAAGCAGTAAATACCAAATTCTAAATAAACGGATTGAATTTTACTCAAGTCTTAAATGTGTGTTATCTAGTTTTCAGGGAATGAAAATTTCTTGAAAAATTAAGTAGCTTGATCTTGAATTGAGTTCGTGCGTCTGTGTCTACCAGTGTAGCTTCGAAGTAAGCTTCCTCGACGCAAAGCAGCATGATGTAAACTCAAAGAAGCATCTCACGATGTGATTGAGGTCAGTAGCTTTTTTGAAGGAATGAACTTTCTTCATATAATCTAGTAGCGATAGCGAAGAGGTCACACTCGTTCCCATGCCGAACACGACCGTTAAGCTCTTCAGCGCCGATGGTAGTTGGGGGTTTCCCCCTGTGAGAGTAGGACGTTGCTAGGTGAAAAAACACATCCAATTATGGATGTGTTTTTTTGTGTACAAATGAAATGAGATTTTAGTTAGGGTAATTTTTATGTGTGCTTCTGCGGTACTCATAGCGACGTATCCTCGTCGCAAAGCTGCATGTAGTTTAACCAAGGAAGTAACTCATGATGTGAACGAGGTAAGTTGCTTCGTTGCTAGGTGAAAAAACACATCCAATTGCGGATGTGTTTTTTTTGTGTACAAATGAAATGAGATTTTAGTTTTAGTTAGGGTAATTTTTATGTGTGCTTCTGCGGTACTCCTAGCGTCGTATCCTCGTCGCAATGCTGCATGTAGTTAATCAAAGAAGTTAGCTTACGATGTAAACTGAGTTAGTATTTTGTTTACTCACTTAAGGCCTAAAGGAGTGTTTCACGAGTTTTCGTTACTTTGTTTAATTTCCTTTTCACTAAACATCTCATTTACTTCTTCTAATTGTTTATGTTGGTCGACTGAATCACCAGCGTAATAAGGTGTGGAGTGAAATATGTCTTTGGAGTCAATGTCGCTTCTAATCGTTACTTCTTCTTTTTCTAAAAAGTCGTTTTTCTCTTTGGCACTCATGTCAGAAAACCTCCCAATAATTATTTCTTTTTAGTTATCCCCTATCCTTTTTTTAATAATTAAACAGTGGTAAAATTTTTATGTAATCTTGGGTAGAATATAGTGGTTATTGACTATTGGAGGCATTTAAAATGACGTTTAAATTTAGTACAAAAACAGTGCATTTTCAAAAAAAGCTGAGGAAAAGAATGTTAGTAAGTCACAGCCTATTTATCAAACATCTGCTTTCTCATTTAAAGATTTAGATGATATGGAAGATTTTTATAGAGGAAATAAAGAGTATTTATATACGAGATTTAGTAACCCTAATACAGACGATTTAGGGCAAGGTGTTGCGGAATTAGAAGGTGCGCCAAAAGGGGTCGCTACTTCTTCAGGGATGTCTGCTATTTTGGCCGGAGTTTTAGCTGTAGTAAGTCATGGTGATCACATTATTGCCTCTGAAGATATTTACGGCGGTACATATCAACTTTTTGCGCATGAGTTAAAAGAGTTTGGTATTGAAGTTTCTTTTGTTTCGATGAATAATTTAGATGAAATCGAGAATACTATTAGGGTTAACACGAAGCTTCTATATTCTGAGTCAATAACAAACCCTTTATTAAGGGTTGAGAACTTGGCTTCGTTAATATCGTTGGCTAAAAAGCATAAGCTAACTACAATGATTGATAATACCTTTGCGACTCCTTACTTAATTAAACCTTTTGAATTAGGTGCCGATTTAGTTATTCATAGCGCTACAAAATACATTGGTGGTCACAGTGATGTAACTGCTGGAGTACTAGTAGGAAATGAAACCTTAATTTCAAAGGCTAAAACGAAAGTAGTAAATCTAGGTTGTAACTTAAGTCCGTTTGAAGCATGGTTGGCTTGTCGTGGTTTAAAAACATTAGCAGTACGAATGGAAAGACAAGTGAAAAATGCTCAAGCACTTGCTGATTTTTTACGTCAAAATACAGCAATTAAAAGAGTATACTATCCAGAGTCAGTTTCAGAAAATGGCAATGGTGCAATTGTTTCTGTTGACCTAGGCGAAAATTATGACATTGATGTTTTCTTTAAATCATTACAGTGGATTCGCATTGTACCAACTCTTGCTGGAGTCGAATCAACCGTTACTTATCCTTTAAGAACGTCTCATCGTACGGTACCAGAAGCTATTCGAAGCAAATTGG contains the following coding sequences:
- a CDS encoding aminotransferase class I/II-fold pyridoxal phosphate-dependent enzyme, whose amino-acid sequence is MYQTSAFSFKDLDDMEDFYRGNKEYLYTRFSNPNTDDLGQGVAELEGAPKGVATSSGMSAILAGVLAVVSHGDHIIASEDIYGGTYQLFAHELKEFGIEVSFVSMNNLDEIENTIRVNTKLLYSESITNPLLRVENLASLISLAKKHKLTTMIDNTFATPYLIKPFELGADLVIHSATKYIGGHSDVTAGVLVGNETLISKAKTKVVNLGCNLSPFEAWLACRGLKTLAVRMERQVKNAQALADFLRQNTAIKRVYYPESVSENGNGAIVSVDLGENYDIDVFFKSLQWIRIVPTLAGVESTVTYPLRTSHRTVPEAIRSKLGITRGLVRISLGIEDAEDIIDAFDKAIKTAKL